A genome region from Nocardia sp. NBC_01730 includes the following:
- a CDS encoding catalase: MSVPNYTTDDAGIPVPSDEHSLTVGPDGPILLNDAYLIEKMAAFNRERVPERQPHAKGGGAFGTFEVTNDVRAYTKADLFQPGKRTEMLARFSTVAGERGSPDTWRDPRGFALKFYTEQGNFDMVGNNTPIFFVRDPMKFQDFIRSQKRRADNNLRDHDMQWDFWTLSPESAHQVTWLMGDRGIPRTWRHMNGYSSHTYMWVNASGKRFWVKYHFKTDQGVEFFTQDEGDRMAAMDTDCHMRDLWETIEGGNYPSWTLKMQIMPFDEAKTYRFNPFDLTKVWPHGDYPLVEVGRMTLNRNPADYHTEIEQAAFEPSSSVPGTGPSPDKMLLGRWFSYPDAHRYRIGANYKELPVNSAHATTVRSYTKDGAMRHHNPGDPVYVPNSKGGPHADSAVSGPSAGWYTDGEMVRAAYTVRKDDDDWGQPGTMVREVLDEAARRRLVDNIVGHLLGGVSASVLTRAFDYWRNVDKNLGDRVEAGVRAKQDNRDPKVAVQADLARPSARAKA, encoded by the coding sequence ATGTCTGTTCCGAACTACACCACCGATGACGCCGGTATCCCGGTCCCCAGCGACGAGCACTCGTTGACGGTGGGGCCCGACGGCCCGATCCTGCTCAACGACGCCTATCTGATCGAGAAGATGGCTGCGTTCAACCGGGAACGGGTGCCAGAACGTCAGCCGCACGCCAAGGGTGGCGGAGCTTTCGGCACGTTCGAGGTCACCAATGACGTGCGCGCCTACACCAAGGCCGACCTGTTCCAGCCGGGCAAGAGGACGGAGATGCTGGCCCGCTTCTCCACGGTCGCCGGGGAGCGTGGAAGTCCCGACACCTGGCGCGACCCGCGCGGGTTCGCGCTGAAGTTCTACACCGAGCAGGGCAACTTCGACATGGTCGGCAACAATACGCCGATCTTCTTCGTCCGCGACCCGATGAAGTTCCAGGACTTCATCCGCTCCCAGAAGCGTCGTGCGGACAACAATCTGCGCGACCACGACATGCAGTGGGACTTCTGGACGCTGTCACCGGAATCCGCCCACCAGGTGACCTGGTTGATGGGTGACCGCGGCATTCCCCGCACCTGGCGACACATGAACGGCTACTCCAGTCATACCTACATGTGGGTCAACGCCTCTGGGAAGCGGTTCTGGGTCAAGTACCACTTCAAGACCGATCAGGGCGTCGAGTTCTTCACCCAGGACGAAGGTGACCGGATGGCGGCGATGGACACCGACTGCCACATGCGTGACCTCTGGGAGACGATCGAGGGCGGCAACTATCCGAGTTGGACGCTGAAGATGCAGATCATGCCGTTCGACGAGGCTAAGACGTACCGATTCAACCCGTTCGACCTCACCAAGGTGTGGCCGCACGGCGACTATCCGCTGGTCGAAGTCGGCAGGATGACGTTGAACCGCAACCCGGCGGACTATCACACCGAGATCGAGCAGGCGGCGTTCGAGCCGAGCAGCTCGGTGCCCGGCACCGGCCCGAGCCCGGACAAGATGCTGCTGGGCCGCTGGTTCTCCTACCCCGACGCCCATCGATACCGAATCGGCGCCAATTACAAAGAACTGCCGGTCAATTCGGCGCACGCGACTACCGTGCGGTCGTACACCAAGGATGGCGCGATGCGCCACCACAACCCGGGCGACCCGGTGTACGTGCCGAACTCGAAGGGTGGCCCGCACGCCGATTCCGCGGTCTCCGGCCCGTCGGCGGGCTGGTACACCGATGGGGAGATGGTGCGTGCGGCCTACACCGTGCGCAAGGACGATGACGACTGGGGTCAGCCGGGCACCATGGTCCGCGAGGTCCTCGACGAGGCGGCGCGCAGGCGGCTGGTCGACAATATCGTCGGGCACCTGCTCGGCGGAGTCAGTGCATCGGTGCTGACCAGGGCTTTCGATTACTGGCGCAACGTCGACAAGAATCTGGGCGACCGTGTCGAAGCGGGCGTGCGCGCCAAACAGGACAACCGTGACCCCAAGGTCGCGGTGCAGGCCGACCTGGCTCGCCCGTCGGCTCGAGCCAAAGCCTGA
- a CDS encoding C40 family peptidase — MAFSADVRPDQRSKRSSCRTLALATGAVALAAVGVIEAAAPAVAQPLLGTGSSESAEEIPLPGFLVFPGLPGFTPPPAPEPEKSLGERAVDAALTKLGAPYVGGAAGPSAFDCSGLVQWSYRQAGQELPRTSYEQLAAGSPTSQDDLRPGDVVSFYGGSHSALYAGDGNVIHAATYGTGVKLAPISSMPYAGARRF, encoded by the coding sequence ATGGCGTTCAGCGCCGATGTTCGACCTGATCAACGCTCGAAACGCAGTTCATGCCGCACACTCGCCCTCGCCACGGGGGCGGTCGCCCTTGCTGCCGTCGGAGTGATCGAAGCTGCCGCACCGGCAGTCGCCCAGCCGCTATTGGGTACGGGCAGCTCGGAGAGCGCCGAGGAAATTCCCTTACCCGGTTTTCTGGTTTTTCCGGGTCTTCCAGGATTCACGCCACCCCCGGCCCCGGAGCCGGAGAAGTCCCTGGGTGAGCGCGCCGTCGACGCCGCGCTGACCAAACTGGGCGCGCCCTACGTGGGCGGCGCGGCGGGACCCTCTGCCTTCGATTGCTCCGGACTGGTGCAGTGGTCCTACCGGCAGGCCGGCCAGGAACTGCCGCGCACCAGCTATGAGCAGCTCGCTGCGGGCAGCCCTACATCGCAGGACGATCTGCGACCGGGCGATGTCGTGTCCTTCTACGGCGGCAGCCACTCCGCCCTCTATGCGGGAGATGGCAACGTCATCCACGCCGCGACCTATGGGACGGGTGTGAAATTGGCGCCGATCTCATCGATGCCGTATGCCGGAGCACGCCGGTTCTGA
- a CDS encoding fused (3R)-hydroxyacyl-ACP dehydratase subunits HadA/HadB: protein MSSNRSTSGETEVIDPAALTSSIIGRRYRTCDYYEVGREKIREYASAVRNYHPAHWSEDAAAGFGYDRLLAPPTFGSVPGYLAYAEVFDIILPGHELGNMIQTDLMIEFHRPLLAGDRVGFEMCLDSFRPAFGGDLIGLRQTIVDQNDRPVLTSRTSLFGRANGAIPRSVDAIVMHGAHPDTRKSHRTLPPRYVGTQTSEPVRRVPAATAPAHALSFDAVAIGDELPPRTLALSRGDLVNYAGVAGDANPIHWSAEIATQMGLDTVVAQGMLTIGLSVDFFTSWLGDPGAVRAYNVRLTSPVHVTETGGRIEFRGRVKDLNPDARTATVAVTAEHDGRKIFGRATAEVALA from the coding sequence ATGTCCAGCAACCGTTCAACGTCCGGTGAGACCGAAGTGATCGATCCCGCAGCGCTTACGTCTTCGATAATCGGGCGTCGGTACCGCACCTGCGATTACTACGAGGTCGGGCGCGAGAAGATTCGCGAGTACGCGAGTGCGGTGCGTAACTACCACCCCGCGCATTGGTCAGAGGACGCAGCGGCCGGCTTCGGCTACGACCGTCTCCTGGCGCCACCGACCTTCGGCTCCGTTCCCGGGTACCTTGCCTACGCCGAGGTGTTCGACATAATCCTGCCCGGTCACGAACTGGGCAACATGATCCAGACCGATCTGATGATCGAGTTCCACCGCCCGCTGCTGGCCGGTGACCGGGTCGGCTTCGAGATGTGCCTCGACTCGTTCCGCCCCGCGTTCGGCGGCGACCTCATCGGGCTGCGCCAGACCATAGTCGACCAGAACGATCGGCCTGTCCTCACTTCCCGGACCAGCCTGTTCGGCCGCGCCAACGGCGCCATACCCCGCTCGGTCGATGCGATCGTGATGCACGGCGCACACCCGGACACACGGAAGTCACACCGGACGCTGCCGCCGCGGTACGTCGGTACGCAGACCTCCGAGCCGGTGCGGCGCGTGCCCGCGGCTACGGCACCCGCGCACGCACTGTCATTCGACGCGGTAGCCATCGGCGACGAGTTGCCCCCGCGCACGCTCGCGCTCAGCCGTGGTGACCTGGTCAACTACGCCGGCGTCGCAGGCGATGCGAACCCGATCCACTGGAGCGCCGAGATCGCCACGCAGATGGGACTCGATACCGTTGTCGCCCAGGGCATGTTGACGATCGGGCTCAGTGTGGACTTCTTCACCTCGTGGCTCGGCGACCCCGGCGCGGTGCGGGCCTACAACGTGCGTCTGACCAGCCCGGTCCATGTCACCGAGACCGGCGGGCGGATCGAGTTCCGCGGCAGGGTGAAGGACCTGAATCCGGACGCGCGGACCGCGACGGTGGCGGTCACGGCCGAGCACGACGGGCGCAAGATCTTCGGCCGCGCGACGGCCGAGGTCGCCCTCGCCTGA